One genomic window of Arachis hypogaea cultivar Tifrunner chromosome 8, arahy.Tifrunner.gnm2.J5K5, whole genome shotgun sequence includes the following:
- the LOC112707191 gene encoding bifunctional riboflavin kinase/FMN phosphatase, producing MSCCCEFKGCNEETKISAVIFDLDGTLLDTESATRGVLNGFLAKYGKELDKEKEEKKRVGMTQQESVDVILKDYELPLTPEQFIKEITPLYRERWTEAKALPGANRLINHLKKNGVPMTLASNSLRENIDVKISHHNGWKESFSVILGSDQVKSGKPFPYLFEEAARKMGVDASNCLVIEDSLVGVKAANAAKMKVVAIPSRGEVDCYLLADTVLHSLLEFQPELWGLPPFDDWLDNTLPIEPIHVSGVYINGALHESTENATGALPGQVFGLYFGWGKVHADRNFKILVSIHLNHLNHVANKRIHICLIDPNSDDHMYQQQRMQIHLVGYISAFDKKELTSRELEKLEEYKSIARASLDLPSFTYSF from the exons ATGAGTTGCTGTTGTGAATTCAAAGGTTGCAATGAGGAAACAAAGATTTCAGCTGTCATTTTTGACTTGGATGGAACACTTCTAGATACTG AGAGTGCAACAAGGGGTGTGTTGAATGGATTTCTGGCAAAGTATGGAAAGGAACttgacaaggagaaggaggagaagaagagggtAGGGATGACACAGCAGGAATCTGTTGATGTAATTTTGAAGGACTATGAACTCCCATTGACACCTGAACAATTCATCAAAGAAATCACTCCTCTCTACAGAGAAAG GTGGACCGAAGCCAAAGCCTTGCCCGGTGCTAATCGCCTTATTAACCATCTCAAGAAAAATGGAGTGCCTATGACCCTTGCTTCAAACTCCTTGAGAGAGAACATAGATGTGAAAATTTCTCATCATAATG GTTGGAAAGAAAGCTTTTCTGTAATTCTAGGAAGTGATCAAGTTAAATCTGGGAAGCCTTTTCCGTATTT ATTTGAAGAAGCTGCTAGGAAAATGGGTGTAGATGCATCTAACTGCTTGGTGATTGAGGATTCCTT GGTTGGTGTCAAAGCAGCAAATGCTGCAAAAATGAAGGTAGTAGCTATACCGTCTCGAGGGGAAGTCGATTGTTATCTACTAGCAGATACTGTGCTTCACTCACTTTTAGAGTTTCAACCTGAGCTATGGGGCCTTCCACCTTTCGACGACT GGCTAGATAACACATTGCCTATTGAGCCGATTCATGTGAGTGGTGTGTATATTAATGGAGCTCTACATGAATCTACAG AGAATGCAACAGGTGCTCTTCCTGGTCAAGTTTTTGGACTTTACTTTGGTTGGGGCAAGGTTCATGCTGATAGGAACTTTAAGATATTGGTTAGCATTCATTTGAACCATCTCAACCATGTTGCCAACAAAAGAATA CATATATGCCTTATTGATCCCAATAGTGATGACCATATGTATCAGCAGCAGCGCATGCAAATTCATCTTGTTGGCTACATAAGTGCTTTTGACAAGAAG GAACTCACATCAAGGGAATTGGAGAAACTAGAAGAATACAAGTCTATTGCAAGAGCTTCACTGGATTTACCATCATTCACTTATTCTTTTTAA
- the LOC112707192 gene encoding 14-3-3-like protein D isoform X1 has product MASSKDRETFVYVAKLAEQAERYEEMVDSMKKVANLDVELTVEERNLLSVGYKNVIGARRASWRILSSIEQKEETKGNEVNAKRIKEYRNKVEAELTNICNDVMRVIDEHLIPSATAGESTVFYYKMKGDYYRYLAEFKSGNEKKEAADQSMKAYESATTAAEAELPPTHPIRLGLALNFSVFYYEILNSPERACHLAKQAFDEAISELDTLNEDSYKDSTLIMQLLRDNLTLWTSDIPEDGEDAQKVNGTAKLGGGEDAE; this is encoded by the exons ATGGCTTCCTCCAAGGACCGTGAGACCTTCGTCTACGTCGCCAAGCTCGCCGAGCAGGCTGAGCGTTACGAAG AGATGGTGGATTCAATGAAGAAGGTCGCAAATCTTGATGTTGAACTCACTGTTGAGGAGCGGAATCTTCTCTCTGTTGGTTACAAGAATGTGATTGGAGCTCGCAGAGCATCTTGGAGGATCTTGTCTTCCATTGAGCAAAAGGAGGAAACTAAGGGGAATGAAGTAAATGCGAAGCGGATTAAGGAGTACAGGAACAAGGTTGAGGCAGAGCTTACAAACATCTGTAACGATGTTATGAGGGTGATTGATGAACACCTTATACCTTCGGCTACAGCTGGTGAATCAACTGTGTTCTATTATAAAAT GAAAGGAGATTACTATCGTTATCTTGCTGAATTTAAGAGTGGCAATGAGAAGAAGGAGGCTGCTGATCAGTCAATGAAAGCATATGAG TCTGCTACCACTGCAGCAGAGGCTGAATTACCCCCGACACATCCCATTCGTTTGGGTCTTGCTTTGAATTTCTCAGTTTTCTATTATGAGATCTTAAATTCACCTGAGAG GGCCTGTCATCTTGCAAAGCAAGCTTTTGATGAAGCTATTTCCGAGCTTGATACCTTGAATGAGGATTCATACAAAGATAGCACCTTGATCATGCAACTTCTCAGGGACAACCTTACCTTGTGGACTTCTGACATCCCAGAAGATGGAG AAGATGCCCAGAAAGTCAATGGCACTGCCAAGCTTGGGGGAGGTGAGGATGCTGAG TGA
- the LOC112707192 gene encoding 14-3-3-like protein D isoform X2: MASSKDRETFVYVAKLAEQAERYEEMVDSMKKVANLDVELTVEERNLLSVGYKNVIGARRASWRILSSIEQKEETKGNEVNAKRIKEYRNKVEAELTNICNDVMRVIDEHLIPSATAGESTVFYYKMKGDYYRYLAEFKSGNEKKEAADQSMKAYESATTAAEAELPPTHPIRLGLALNFSVFYYEILNSPERACHLAKQAFDEAISELDTLNEDSYKDSTLIMQLLRDNLTLWTSDIPEDGDAQKVNGTAKLGGGEDAE, from the exons ATGGCTTCCTCCAAGGACCGTGAGACCTTCGTCTACGTCGCCAAGCTCGCCGAGCAGGCTGAGCGTTACGAAG AGATGGTGGATTCAATGAAGAAGGTCGCAAATCTTGATGTTGAACTCACTGTTGAGGAGCGGAATCTTCTCTCTGTTGGTTACAAGAATGTGATTGGAGCTCGCAGAGCATCTTGGAGGATCTTGTCTTCCATTGAGCAAAAGGAGGAAACTAAGGGGAATGAAGTAAATGCGAAGCGGATTAAGGAGTACAGGAACAAGGTTGAGGCAGAGCTTACAAACATCTGTAACGATGTTATGAGGGTGATTGATGAACACCTTATACCTTCGGCTACAGCTGGTGAATCAACTGTGTTCTATTATAAAAT GAAAGGAGATTACTATCGTTATCTTGCTGAATTTAAGAGTGGCAATGAGAAGAAGGAGGCTGCTGATCAGTCAATGAAAGCATATGAG TCTGCTACCACTGCAGCAGAGGCTGAATTACCCCCGACACATCCCATTCGTTTGGGTCTTGCTTTGAATTTCTCAGTTTTCTATTATGAGATCTTAAATTCACCTGAGAG GGCCTGTCATCTTGCAAAGCAAGCTTTTGATGAAGCTATTTCCGAGCTTGATACCTTGAATGAGGATTCATACAAAGATAGCACCTTGATCATGCAACTTCTCAGGGACAACCTTACCTTGTGGACTTCTGACATCCCAGAAGATGGAG ATGCCCAGAAAGTCAATGGCACTGCCAAGCTTGGGGGAGGTGAGGATGCTGAG TGA